Part of the Buchnera aphidicola (Mindarus keteleerifoliae) genome, ATAAATTTGAATTAATAACTTTAATCACATGTCTACGACCAGGAGATGTTGGTTTGCATTTGACTATCGACATTGCATTTTATTCCTCTACTTATTTTTTATTATTCAACACTACCCATGAAGTTTATATCTTGTCCTTTTTTTAAAGTAACATAAGCTTTTTTCCAATTAGAAGAATAACTTATTTTATTTCCTCGACGTTTTTTTTTCCCTTTAATTAACAAAGTTTTAATTGAATTTACTTCAATATTAAATATTTTTTTAATTGCCTTTTTAATTTCATATTTACTCGAATTTCTCAATACTCTTAAAACAACAGTATTGTTATTTTCAATAAGTATTGTTGATTTTTCAGAAATATGCGGACCTAGTAATATTTTAAATAATCTACTTTCATTAATCATTAAAATAATTCCTCTACAACTTTTAATGCTTTTTCGGTAATTACAAGTTGTTTAAATCGAATTAAATCAACAGGATTAATATCTTTTACATGAATGACATTGACTTTGTGTAAATTTCTTGAAGCTAAAAAAAGTTTTTCATCTAATTTATCTAATAATATTAATGCTTTATCTATTTTTAATTTATTAAGTTTTTTTACTAATAAACTAGTTTTTGTAGATTTTATTGAAAATTTTTTAAATACAATTATTTTTCTTGTTCTAATTAATTCAGAAAAAATAATTTTTAAAGCTCCTTTATACATCTTTTTATTAACTTTTCTAAAATATTCTTTAGGCTTAGCTGCAAAAGTAACTCCTCCTGAACGCCAAATAGGACTTCTTAAAGAACCTGCTCTAGCCCTACCTGTTCCTTTTTGACGCCAAGGTTTTTTACCAGAACCAGAAACCTCTGATCTGTTCTTTTGTGCTTTTGAACCTTTCCTTTTCATTGTATTGTACGAAGTAACAATTTGATGTATTAAAGATTCATTATAAGGAACATTAAATACTTTATCCGAAATAACTATTATTTCTTTATTGTCTTGCAATAATAATTCCATCGATTATACTCTTCTTTTTTCCTTAACTGCCGGTTTTATAATAAGATCACTTCCTATTGAACCTGGAACAGAACCTTTAATTAAAATTAAATTTTCTTTTTCATCAATCTTTATAATTTTTAATGATTGTATTGTTGTTCGATGATCTCCCGAATGTCCTGCCATTTTTTTTCCTTTAAAAACCCTTCCAGGAGTTTGATTTTGACCAATTGAACCAGGTGCTCGATGTGACAAAGAATTTCCATGTGATGCATCTTGCATTCGAAAATTCCATCTCTTTATAGTACCTGTAAATCCTTTACCTTTCGAATATCCTGTAATGTCAACTTTAGAAACATTTTTTAATATTTCTGCAGTAAAAAATTCTCCTATTTTATAGGATACGTTTTTTTCTGTCCTAAACTCCCACAATCCTCGACCAGCTTTAACACCAGAAGAAATAAAATTTCCTATTTCAGATTTTGTTAATTTACTACTTTTCTTTGTTCCAGTAGTAACCTGAATAGCATTATAAGAATCTCTTTTTTCATATTTTATTTGAGTAATAAAATTTTTTTTAACTTCTATTACCGTAACAGGAATAGATCGACCATCTTCGCTAAAAATACGAGTCATACCGACCTTTCTTCCTACTAAACCTATCATTTTATTTTAATTCCTCTTAATAATTCAAGAAGTTAATTAACCTAAACTAATTTGAACATCTACTCCTGCAGCAAGATCCAAACGCATCAATGCGTCAACAGTTTTTTCAGTAGGCTCAACTATGTCTATCAATCTTTTATGTGTTCTAATTTCGTATTGATCACGAGCATCTTTATTAACATGAGGAGAAACTAAAATAGTAAATCGTTCTTTATGAGTAGGTAATGGAATTGGACCTCGAACTTGAGCTCCAGTTCTCTTAGCGGTTTCAACAATTTCAGCAGTTGATTGATCAATTAAGCGATGATCAAAAGCTTTAAGACGAATACGAATTCTTTGGTTCTCCATTAGAACAGGACTCCAATTATATACTACTAAAAAAATGCTATTCTCAACTTACTTACATAAGTGAGCTTAACGGTTTATTATGAATAATCTTATTTTTTTTATACAAACTTTTAAAAATATTTTATTTTTAAGTAAAAAATTAATCTTTCAAAAAATATCTTTTAAATAATAAATATATATCTAAATGAAGGTATTACCTTTGAACTTTAAGATCTTTAAAATATTTAATATTTTAACAAAAAAAATTGCATCAACAAAAAGTTTAAAACTTTTTTTTAGAATATTATAATATTATAGATTTTTTGCCGATAAATTAAAACTATTAATATTTTTAACACTTATTTTAAAAAATATTTGATGAAAATCATCAAGAAAAGATTTTAAGTAAATATCTTTTCCTGACTTTTCATTGTATCAAAAATTAATAATAATAATAAACTATTAACTAATTACTTTTGTTACAACTCCTGCTCCAACAGTTTTTCCACCCTCTCGTATAGCAAAACGCAATCCTTTAGCCATAGCTATAGGATGAATTAAAGTAACAACAATTTTTATATTATCTCCTGGCATAACCATTTCTATTCCTTCAGATAATTCTATAAAACCAGTTACATCTGTTGTTCTAAAATAAAATTGAGGTCGATAACCCTTAAAAAAAGGTGTATGTCTACCTCCTTCTTCCTTTGATAAAACATATACTTCAGACTCAAATTTAGTATGAGGATGAATAGTGTTAGGTTTTGCTAAAACTTGTCCTCGTTCGATTTCATCTCGTTTGGTTCCTCGAAGAAGAATACCTACATTTTCTCCTGCTCTACCTTCATCTAGAAGTTTTCGAAACATTTCAACTCCAGTACAAATTGTTTTTGTAGTTGGTTTTATACCAACTATTTCAACTTCTTCGCCTACTTTAATTATTCCTGTTTCTACTCTTCCTGTTACTACGGTACCTCTTCCTGAAATTGAAAAAACGTCTTCAATCGGTAATAAAAAAGGTTGTTCAATTGATCTTTTAGGTTCAGGAATATAAGTATCTAAACAATTTGCTAAATCAATAATCTTTGATTCCCAGATAGGATCACCCTCTAATGCTTTTAATGCTGATCCTCTTATGAATGGTGTATCATCTCCTGGAAATTCATATTGTGTTAAAAGATCTCTAACTTCCATTTCAACTAATTCTAACAATTCTTCATCATCAACCATATCACATTTGTTAAGAAATACAATTATATGCGGTACACCTACTTGTCTTCCCAATAAAATATGTTCTCTAGTTTGCGGCATAGGTCCATCTGTTGCAGCCACTACTAATATAGCTCCGTCCATTTGAGCAGCACCTGTTATCATATTTTTAATATAATCGGCATGTCCTGGACAATCTACATGTGCATAATGTCTAGTTTTAGTATCATATTCAACATGAGAAGTATTTATAGTAATACCTCTTTCTTTTTCTTCAGGTGCATTATCTATTTGATCAAAAGCACGAGCAGAACCTCCATATTTTTTAGCCAATACAGTTGTAATTGCCGAAGTTAAAGTTGTTTTTCCATGATCAACATGTCCAATAGTACCTACATTTATATGAGGTTTTAAACGTTCAAACTTTTTTTTAGACATAAAAAATTAACTCCCTATTATATTTTTTCTTATAAAGTATTAATTAAAAAATAAAAAAATTATGTTGTCCTAGATTCAATTATTAAAGAAGAAATTGATGATGGAGTTTCTACATATTTAAAAAATTCCATGGAATAAGAAGCTCGCCCTTGTGTTTGAGAACGCAAATCAG contains:
- the rplW gene encoding 50S ribosomal protein L23, with amino-acid sequence MINESRLFKILLGPHISEKSTILIENNNTVVLRVLRNSSKYEIKKAIKKIFNIEVNSIKTLLIKGKKKRRGNKISYSSNWKKAYVTLKKGQDINFMGSVE
- the rplD gene encoding 50S ribosomal protein L4, which translates into the protein MELLLQDNKEIIVISDKVFNVPYNESLIHQIVTSYNTMKRKGSKAQKNRSEVSGSGKKPWRQKGTGRARAGSLRSPIWRSGGVTFAAKPKEYFRKVNKKMYKGALKIIFSELIRTRKIIVFKKFSIKSTKTSLLVKKLNKLKIDKALILLDKLDEKLFLASRNLHKVNVIHVKDINPVDLIRFKQLVITEKALKVVEELF
- the rplC gene encoding 50S ribosomal protein L3, producing the protein MIGLVGRKVGMTRIFSEDGRSIPVTVIEVKKNFITQIKYEKRDSYNAIQVTTGTKKSSKLTKSEIGNFISSGVKAGRGLWEFRTEKNVSYKIGEFFTAEILKNVSKVDITGYSKGKGFTGTIKRWNFRMQDASHGNSLSHRAPGSIGQNQTPGRVFKGKKMAGHSGDHRTTIQSLKIIKIDEKENLILIKGSVPGSIGSDLIIKPAVKEKRRV
- the rpsJ gene encoding 30S ribosomal protein S10 is translated as MENQRIRIRLKAFDHRLIDQSTAEIVETAKRTGAQVRGPIPLPTHKERFTILVSPHVNKDARDQYEIRTHKRLIDIVEPTEKTVDALMRLDLAAGVDVQISLG
- the tuf gene encoding elongation factor Tu, with amino-acid sequence MSKKKFERLKPHINVGTIGHVDHGKTTLTSAITTVLAKKYGGSARAFDQIDNAPEEKERGITINTSHVEYDTKTRHYAHVDCPGHADYIKNMITGAAQMDGAILVVAATDGPMPQTREHILLGRQVGVPHIIVFLNKCDMVDDEELLELVEMEVRDLLTQYEFPGDDTPFIRGSALKALEGDPIWESKIIDLANCLDTYIPEPKRSIEQPFLLPIEDVFSISGRGTVVTGRVETGIIKVGEEVEIVGIKPTTKTICTGVEMFRKLLDEGRAGENVGILLRGTKRDEIERGQVLAKPNTIHPHTKFESEVYVLSKEEGGRHTPFFKGYRPQFYFRTTDVTGFIELSEGIEMVMPGDNIKIVVTLIHPIAMAKGLRFAIREGGKTVGAGVVTKVIS